One Nocardiopsis gilva YIM 90087 genomic window, AGCAGACGATGGCCCGCAGCCACGTTGATACGGATAGCGAGACGACCACGCCCCCTCGCCTCACCCGTCAGTGGAACGCGGTCACACGTCCCAGGTGACCGGGAGGCTCTTCACCCCGTAGATGTCCGCGGTCTCCGGGCGCAGGCCGACCTCTTCAGCCGGCACGGCCAGGCGCAGCGTGGGGAAGCGGTTGACCAGCGCGGGGAACGCGACCCGCATCTCGACGCGGGCCAGCTGGTGACCCAGGCAATGGTGGATGCCGTGGCCGAAGGCCAGGTGCCCGTCGGCCTTCCTGCGGAGGTCGAGCACGTGGGGATCAGCGAAGCGCTCAGGGTCGCGGTTGGCGGTGCTGTACGACACGATGACCGCCGTGCCGGCCTCGATGGTCTGGCCGCCCAGCTCGACGTCCTCCAGCGCCGTCCTCATGAACGTCTTGGCGACGCTCAGATACCTCAGCAGCTCATCCACGGCCTGGTCGGCGAGCTCGGGATCGGCGCGCAGCGCGGCCAGCTGCGCCGGGTTGCGCAGCAGCGCGAAGGTGCCCAGCGCCAGCATGTTCGCGGTGGTGTCGAGCCCGGCCACCAGCAGAACCAGGCCGATCCCCCTCAGCTCCTCATCGGTCAGATCGCTGTCGGTGAGGTCGCTGAGCACGTCGTCGGTGGGGTTCGCGCGTTTGGCGGCCACCAGCTCCGCGAGGTAGTCCTGGATCGCGGTGTAGGCCGCTATCTGGTCCTCGTCG contains:
- a CDS encoding cytochrome P450, yielding MGESLHTVTTMPTARRPGCPFDPPAELIDARRHGPISRYTFPGGKPGWLITGYDLARSVLADSRFSSRRELMLHPYIDTTGMEVHPAPPGEFVLMDEPQHGRYRKPLAGKFTARRMRLLTERVEQITADHLDAMEKAGPPADLVTAFAAPIPAIMICELLGVPYQDRGSFQKQATSFHSGETSDEDQIAAYTAIQDYLAELVAAKRANPTDDVLSDLTDSDLTDEELRGIGLVLLVAGLDTTANMLALGTFALLRNPAQLAALRADPELADQAVDELLRYLSVAKTFMRTALEDVELGGQTIEAGTAVIVSYSTANRDPERFADPHVLDLRRKADGHLAFGHGIHHCLGHQLARVEMRVAFPALVNRFPTLRLAVPAEEVGLRPETADIYGVKSLPVTWDV